The following coding sequences lie in one Arthrobacter sp. PGP41 genomic window:
- a CDS encoding polyribonucleotide nucleotidyltransferase, producing the protein MEGPEIQFSEAVIDNGRFGKRVIRFETGRLAKQAAGAAMVYIDDDTALLSATTAGKHPREGFDFFPLTVDVEERMYAAGRIPGSFFRREGRPSTEAILACRLMDRPLRPAFIKGLRNEVQIVVTVLAINPDELYDVVAINASSMSTQLSGLPFSGPIGGVRVALVADENGSQWVAFPKHSQLEHSVFNMVVAGRTVSGPDGDDVAIMMVEAEATDNSWNLIKEQGATAPTEEVVSEGLEAAKPFIKALCEAQADLAARAAKPTVEFPVFLDYEDDVYAAVEAAAAEKLAAVFQIADKQERDNASDALKDEVTASLASQFEGREKELSAAFRSVTKHVVRQRILKDQIRIDGRGLTDIRQLTAEVEVLPRVHGSAIFERGETQIMGVTTLNMLKMEQQIDSLSPVKTKRYMHNYNFPPYSTGETGRVGSPKRREIGHGALAERALMPVLPSREEFPYAIRQVSEALSSNGSTSMGSVCASTLSMLNAGVPLKAAVAGIAMGLVSDQVDGQTRYAALTDILGAEDAFGDMDFKVAGTSEFVTAIQLDTKLDGIPASVLAAALKQAREARLHILEVINSAIDTPDELSEFAPRVIAVKIPVDKIGEVIGPKGKMINQIQEDTGADISIEDDGTVYIGATNGPSAEAARSAINAIANPQVPEIGERYLGTVVKTTTFGAFVSLTPGKDGLLHISELRKIAGGKRVDNVEDVVSVGQKVQVEITKIDDRGKLSLSPVVADEEGAGENERVDATEPAEGAEV; encoded by the coding sequence TTGGAGGGTCCCGAAATCCAGTTCTCGGAAGCAGTCATTGACAATGGCCGTTTCGGCAAGCGCGTAATCCGCTTCGAAACCGGCCGCCTTGCCAAGCAGGCAGCCGGCGCAGCCATGGTGTACATCGACGATGACACCGCACTGCTGTCCGCCACCACTGCAGGCAAGCACCCGCGTGAAGGCTTTGACTTCTTCCCGCTGACGGTCGACGTCGAAGAGCGCATGTACGCTGCCGGCCGCATTCCGGGCTCGTTCTTCCGCCGTGAAGGACGCCCGTCCACCGAAGCCATCCTGGCCTGCCGCCTGATGGACCGCCCGCTGCGTCCCGCCTTCATCAAGGGCCTGCGCAACGAGGTCCAGATCGTGGTCACCGTCCTGGCGATCAACCCGGACGAGCTCTACGACGTGGTGGCCATCAACGCCTCCTCCATGTCCACCCAGCTGTCCGGCCTGCCGTTCTCCGGCCCCATCGGCGGCGTCCGCGTTGCCCTGGTTGCTGACGAAAACGGTTCACAGTGGGTTGCTTTCCCCAAGCACTCCCAGCTGGAGCACTCCGTCTTCAACATGGTGGTTGCCGGCCGTACTGTGTCCGGTCCGGACGGGGACGACGTCGCCATCATGATGGTGGAAGCCGAAGCCACCGACAACTCCTGGAACCTCATCAAGGAACAGGGCGCCACCGCCCCCACCGAAGAGGTTGTCTCCGAGGGCCTCGAGGCCGCGAAGCCGTTCATCAAGGCACTCTGCGAAGCCCAGGCCGACCTCGCTGCCCGCGCTGCCAAGCCGACCGTTGAATTCCCGGTCTTCCTCGACTACGAGGACGATGTTTACGCCGCCGTCGAGGCCGCTGCCGCTGAGAAGCTCGCCGCCGTCTTCCAGATCGCGGACAAGCAGGAGCGCGACAACGCCTCGGACGCCCTGAAGGACGAGGTCACCGCCTCCCTGGCCAGCCAGTTCGAAGGCCGCGAAAAGGAGCTGTCCGCAGCATTCCGCTCGGTCACCAAGCACGTTGTGCGCCAGCGCATCCTGAAGGACCAGATCCGCATTGACGGACGTGGCCTCACGGACATCCGCCAGCTCACCGCCGAGGTCGAGGTCCTGCCGCGCGTTCACGGTTCGGCCATCTTCGAACGCGGTGAAACCCAGATCATGGGCGTCACCACGCTGAACATGCTGAAGATGGAACAGCAGATCGACTCGCTGTCTCCGGTAAAGACCAAGCGCTACATGCACAACTACAACTTCCCGCCGTACTCCACCGGCGAGACCGGCCGCGTCGGTTCCCCGAAGCGCCGCGAAATCGGCCACGGTGCCCTGGCCGAGCGCGCGCTCATGCCGGTCCTGCCGTCCCGCGAGGAGTTCCCGTACGCCATCCGCCAGGTATCCGAGGCCCTCAGCTCCAACGGCTCGACGTCGATGGGTTCCGTTTGCGCCTCCACCCTCTCGATGCTGAACGCAGGTGTGCCCCTGAAGGCCGCCGTCGCCGGCATCGCCATGGGCCTGGTCTCCGACCAGGTGGACGGCCAGACCCGCTACGCTGCGCTGACCGACATCCTTGGTGCCGAAGATGCCTTCGGCGACATGGACTTCAAGGTTGCCGGTACCTCCGAGTTCGTCACCGCCATCCAGCTTGACACCAAGCTCGACGGCATCCCCGCTTCCGTGCTGGCAGCAGCCCTGAAGCAGGCCCGCGAGGCACGCCTGCACATCCTCGAGGTCATCAACTCGGCCATCGACACCCCGGACGAGCTCTCCGAGTTCGCACCGCGCGTCATCGCCGTGAAGATCCCCGTGGACAAGATCGGCGAGGTCATCGGCCCCAAGGGCAAGATGATCAACCAGATCCAGGAAGACACCGGCGCCGACATCTCCATCGAGGACGACGGCACGGTCTACATCGGCGCCACCAACGGCCCGTCTGCGGAAGCAGCGCGTTCCGCCATCAACGCCATCGCCAACCCGCAGGTCCCGGAAATCGGCGAGCGCTACCTGGGTACGGTCGTCAAGACCACCACCTTCGGTGCCTTCGTTTCGCTGACACCGGGCAAGGACGGCCTCCTGCACATCTCCGAGCTGCGCAAGATCGCAGGCGGCAAGCGCGTGGACAACGTCGAAGACGTTGTCTCGGTGGGCCAGAAGGTCCAGGTGGAAATCACCAAGATCGATGACCGCGGAAAGCTGTCCCTGTCTCCTGTAGTGGCTGATGAGGAAGGCGCGGGGGAGAACGAGCGCGTAGACGCCACGGAGCCCGCTGAAGGCGCAGAGGTCTAG
- the rpsO gene encoding 30S ribosomal protein S15: MALDAAVKQSIIKEYATGEGDTGSPEVQVAVLTQRIKDLTEHMKEHKHDYHTQRGLLAMVGRRKRMLSYLKKTDIARYRSLIERLGLRR; encoded by the coding sequence GTGGCACTTGACGCCGCTGTAAAGCAGTCCATCATCAAGGAATACGCAACCGGCGAAGGCGACACCGGTTCGCCGGAGGTCCAGGTTGCAGTCCTGACCCAGCGGATCAAGGATCTGACTGAGCACATGAAGGAGCACAAGCACGACTACCACACCCAGCGCGGTCTGCTGGCCATGGTTGGTCGTCGCAAGCGCATGCTGAGCTACCTCAAGAAGACTGACATCGCCCGCTACCGTTCGCTCATCGAGCGCCTCGGCCTGCGCCGCTAG
- a CDS encoding MoaD/ThiS family protein: MNVRYFAAARAASGVEEERFDLAAGSTVTDLLEAVLAVERPEPPTGTPPLPRILSRSSFLLNEIAVRDHSVVLKADDVVDVLPPFAGG; the protein is encoded by the coding sequence GTGAACGTACGTTACTTCGCTGCCGCACGCGCTGCCTCGGGCGTCGAAGAAGAGCGCTTCGATTTGGCGGCAGGCTCCACTGTTACGGATCTTTTGGAAGCTGTCCTGGCTGTCGAGCGCCCTGAACCGCCCACCGGCACTCCCCCGCTGCCCCGCATCCTGTCCCGGAGCAGCTTCCTCCTGAACGAAATCGCCGTGCGCGATCATTCGGTTGTGTTGAAGGCCGACGACGTAGTGGATGTGCTGCCGCCGTTCGCCGGAGGCTAG
- a CDS encoding molybdopterin-dependent oxidoreductase produces the protein MAAAAGAVAAGSALVLGELLAGVFSPALSPVTAVGGAVIDAVPPAVKDWAVALFGTADKVALLVGMALVIAGFAGLAGVVEDRRRYAGAAVVGVFGLAGLAAVLTRAQANANAMSLAVFTALVAVILLRLLVRMLQEWGSQAATPDPTATPAPARRRFLQALASGAAFTAVGGVLAAAWRGAAAVVSEARGRVALPAPASAAPAIPATAEAGVEGITPLVTPNADFYRIDTALTVPAIDPDTWVLKVTGMVDREVELSFADLLAKPLVERHVTLACVSNNVGGDLIGNARWLGWPVRELLALAGPRPGADMVLSRSADGWTAGTPLEVLSDGRDALLAIGMNGEPLPLEHGFPVRLVVPGLYGYVSATKWVTQLKVTRFADDVAYWTPRGWSERGPIKTSSRIDVPRGGRPVKAGKVLFGGVAWAQHTGIGKVELRVNRGAWQQAELAEGISLDTWYQWKLGLDLTEGQYEIQVRATDLSGRIQDEQSRPAAPDGATGLHTIRVDVKP, from the coding sequence CTGGCCGCCGCAGCAGGTGCGGTTGCGGCGGGCAGCGCGCTAGTCCTTGGGGAGCTTTTGGCGGGCGTGTTCAGTCCGGCGCTGTCACCGGTGACCGCTGTGGGCGGTGCCGTCATCGATGCCGTTCCTCCCGCTGTCAAGGACTGGGCTGTTGCGCTGTTCGGGACGGCGGACAAAGTTGCCCTCCTGGTGGGCATGGCGCTGGTCATTGCCGGATTCGCCGGGCTGGCAGGAGTCGTGGAGGACCGGCGGCGCTACGCCGGCGCCGCCGTGGTTGGCGTCTTTGGCCTGGCTGGCCTCGCGGCCGTCCTGACCCGTGCCCAGGCGAATGCCAACGCAATGAGCCTGGCGGTGTTCACCGCCCTCGTGGCGGTCATCCTGCTTAGGCTCCTGGTCCGCATGCTTCAGGAGTGGGGGAGCCAGGCAGCGACCCCCGACCCCACAGCAACCCCTGCCCCGGCCCGCCGCCGCTTCCTCCAGGCCTTGGCGAGTGGAGCCGCATTTACGGCAGTCGGCGGCGTGCTCGCGGCAGCCTGGCGCGGGGCCGCTGCCGTCGTCAGCGAGGCCAGGGGCCGTGTGGCCCTGCCGGCTCCCGCGTCAGCGGCTCCAGCCATACCGGCAACCGCCGAGGCCGGAGTCGAGGGCATCACCCCGCTGGTCACCCCGAACGCCGACTTCTACCGCATCGACACCGCACTCACCGTTCCCGCAATCGATCCCGACACCTGGGTCCTGAAAGTCACGGGAATGGTGGACAGGGAGGTTGAACTGTCCTTCGCCGATCTCCTGGCCAAACCCCTGGTTGAGCGCCATGTCACCCTCGCCTGCGTGTCCAACAACGTGGGCGGCGACCTTATCGGCAACGCGCGCTGGCTCGGCTGGCCGGTCCGCGAGCTCCTGGCACTGGCAGGCCCCCGGCCCGGCGCGGACATGGTCCTCTCAAGGAGCGCCGACGGCTGGACGGCGGGAACGCCCCTTGAGGTGCTCAGCGACGGCAGGGATGCGCTGCTCGCCATTGGAATGAACGGCGAGCCGCTGCCCCTTGAGCACGGCTTTCCCGTGCGGCTGGTGGTGCCCGGACTCTACGGCTACGTCTCCGCCACCAAATGGGTCACCCAGCTCAAGGTCACGAGGTTCGCGGATGACGTCGCCTACTGGACACCCCGAGGCTGGTCCGAACGGGGTCCCATCAAGACCTCCTCGAGGATCGATGTGCCGCGTGGTGGCCGCCCCGTGAAGGCGGGAAAGGTGCTGTTCGGAGGCGTGGCCTGGGCGCAGCATACCGGCATCGGGAAGGTGGAGCTGAGGGTGAACCGGGGCGCGTGGCAGCAGGCCGAACTGGCGGAGGGCATCTCCCTGGACACCTGGTACCAATGGAAGCTGGGACTCGACCTGACGGAAGGGCAATACGAAATCCAGGTCAGGGCCACGGACCTTTCCGGCCGGATCCAGGACGAGCAGAGCCGCCCTGCCGCCCCCGACGGCGCCACCGGGCTCCACACCATTAGAGTGGACGTGAAACCCTGA
- a CDS encoding M16 family metallopeptidase, translated as MTVVPLPLEQNHRGDTLVHGADGGSEVRRSVLPGGVRVLTEAMPGQRSATIGFWVGVGSRDEAPGQHGSTHFLEHLLFKGTKRRTALEIASAFDEVGGESNAATAKESTCYFARVLDTDLPMAIDVIADMITGAVIDPAEMEQERDVILEEIAMDSDDPTDVAHEHFVSAVLGSHPLGRPIGGTPDAIKAVARDSVWEHYQRYYRPDELVITAAGGLEHDVVCGLVVDALESAGWSLESDAAPVERRSTERALITGTAGLHVVKRAVEQANIIMGCPTIVATDERRYVMSVLNAVLGGGMSSRLFQEIREKRGLVYSTYSFASSYADAGYFGMYAGCTPSKVRQVLDLLAVELDKLAEHGISEDELRKAVGQLGGGIVLALEDTGSRMSRLGRAELVSGEYQDIDETLRQIKAVTTEQVQELAAELAAAPRTVTVVGPFEESETFGL; from the coding sequence ATGACTGTTGTACCCCTGCCGCTTGAGCAGAACCACCGCGGCGATACCCTGGTCCACGGGGCCGACGGCGGCTCCGAAGTGCGGCGTTCGGTGCTGCCCGGCGGAGTGCGGGTACTTACGGAGGCGATGCCCGGGCAGAGGTCGGCCACCATCGGATTTTGGGTGGGGGTCGGTTCCCGCGATGAGGCCCCGGGCCAGCACGGCTCAACGCACTTCCTCGAGCACCTCCTGTTCAAGGGAACCAAGCGCCGGACTGCGCTGGAGATCGCCTCTGCCTTTGACGAGGTGGGCGGCGAGTCGAATGCCGCCACGGCGAAGGAAAGCACGTGTTACTTCGCGCGGGTCCTGGACACCGACCTGCCGATGGCCATCGATGTCATTGCCGACATGATCACAGGCGCCGTCATCGATCCTGCCGAGATGGAGCAGGAACGCGACGTCATCCTTGAGGAAATCGCCATGGACAGCGACGACCCAACGGACGTCGCCCACGAACACTTTGTCTCAGCCGTCCTGGGCAGCCATCCCCTGGGCCGCCCCATCGGCGGCACGCCGGACGCCATCAAGGCGGTAGCCCGCGATTCCGTGTGGGAGCACTACCAGCGCTATTACCGGCCGGACGAACTGGTGATTACAGCCGCCGGCGGCCTGGAGCACGACGTCGTCTGCGGCCTTGTGGTGGACGCACTTGAGTCTGCCGGCTGGTCGCTTGAGTCCGATGCGGCGCCGGTGGAACGCCGGTCCACCGAACGTGCCCTCATCACCGGGACCGCAGGGCTCCACGTCGTCAAGCGCGCCGTGGAGCAAGCGAACATCATCATGGGTTGCCCCACCATCGTGGCCACGGACGAAAGGCGCTACGTCATGAGCGTCCTCAACGCAGTGCTGGGCGGGGGCATGTCCTCACGCCTGTTCCAGGAGATCCGCGAGAAGCGCGGCCTGGTGTATTCCACATACTCCTTCGCGTCCTCCTACGCGGATGCCGGCTACTTTGGCATGTACGCCGGGTGCACGCCGTCCAAGGTACGGCAGGTGCTTGACCTGCTCGCTGTTGAGCTGGACAAGCTGGCTGAGCACGGCATCTCCGAGGACGAACTCCGCAAGGCTGTAGGCCAGCTGGGCGGCGGGATCGTGCTGGCGCTGGAGGATACCGGGTCGCGGATGTCCCGGCTGGGCCGGGCCGAGCTTGTGTCCGGCGAGTACCAGGACATTGACGAAACCCTGCGCCAGATCAAGGCTGTCACCACCGAACAGGTCCAGGAATTGGCGGCCGAACTCGCTGCCGCTCCCAGGACTGTGACCGTCGTCGGACCATTCGAGGAGTCGGAAACGTTCGGACTCTGA
- a CDS encoding molybdopterin molybdotransferase MoeA codes for MTSPQPHGTPVDQAPHRARHHARSVADHAAAVEDLLRPLRSPERTESLPLRGALGRGLVGDIPAPISLPPFPNSQMDGYAVRSADLPDGGGELRVMPPVPAGASPDGLRPGMAAPIMTGAMLPDGADAVVPIERAVPDRFLPPAAQATEQATVRLPPAAPGTFVRAAGSDVLAGETALAAGTFLGPAQLGLLAALGIPDVAVYKAVTVLLVTTGDEVVEPGQELPAGKIYDSNGTLLEAAMTQAGLVVRRAGIAADNPDALRALLRAEGSAADLIVTTGGVSKGAYEVVRQAMEDQPVEFLHVAMQPGGPQGIGSFDGRPFLGFPGNPVSCLVSFEMFLRPVLAGLLGTPAPRLPLRARLAHPLTSPEHKHQVRRGTLRSDGTVELQGGESSHLMHALAGSNVLVHVPAGVAALAAGAEVEVWML; via the coding sequence ATGACTAGCCCGCAACCGCATGGAACGCCTGTGGACCAGGCACCGCACCGTGCCCGGCACCACGCACGGTCCGTGGCTGACCATGCGGCCGCTGTCGAGGATCTGTTGCGGCCCTTGCGGTCACCCGAGCGGACGGAAAGCCTGCCGCTGCGCGGGGCCCTGGGCCGGGGCCTGGTCGGCGACATCCCGGCTCCCATCAGCTTGCCGCCCTTCCCCAACTCGCAGATGGACGGCTACGCCGTCCGCTCCGCTGACCTGCCCGACGGCGGGGGAGAGCTGCGCGTCATGCCTCCCGTCCCCGCCGGTGCCAGTCCGGACGGACTCAGGCCCGGCATGGCCGCACCGATCATGACGGGAGCCATGCTCCCGGACGGAGCCGACGCCGTCGTCCCCATCGAGCGGGCCGTTCCGGACCGATTCCTGCCCCCGGCCGCACAGGCAACGGAACAGGCAACCGTGCGGCTGCCCCCGGCAGCGCCCGGAACGTTTGTGCGCGCAGCAGGCAGCGACGTCCTTGCCGGGGAGACGGCCCTGGCAGCCGGTACTTTCCTGGGCCCGGCCCAGCTGGGACTGCTGGCGGCGCTGGGCATCCCGGACGTGGCGGTCTACAAAGCTGTGACCGTCCTGCTGGTGACCACCGGCGACGAGGTGGTGGAGCCCGGCCAGGAGCTCCCCGCCGGCAAGATCTACGACTCCAACGGCACCCTGCTGGAAGCGGCCATGACGCAGGCGGGACTGGTGGTCCGGCGGGCAGGCATTGCCGCGGACAACCCGGACGCGCTGCGGGCGCTGCTGCGGGCCGAAGGCAGCGCGGCGGACCTGATCGTCACCACCGGAGGGGTCAGCAAGGGCGCCTACGAGGTGGTCCGGCAGGCCATGGAGGACCAGCCGGTGGAATTCCTGCACGTGGCCATGCAGCCGGGGGGCCCGCAGGGGATCGGCAGCTTCGACGGGCGTCCCTTCCTGGGCTTCCCCGGCAACCCTGTCAGCTGCCTGGTGTCGTTCGAGATGTTCCTCCGCCCGGTGCTTGCCGGTTTGCTGGGAACGCCCGCACCGCGCCTGCCCCTCCGCGCCCGCCTCGCCCACCCGCTCACGTCTCCCGAACACAAGCACCAGGTCCGCCGGGGAACGTTGCGGTCCGACGGGACGGTGGAGCTGCAGGGCGGGGAAAGCTCACACCTGATGCACGCGCTCGCGGGTTCCAACGTGCTGGTTCACGTCCCCGCAGGAGTGGCCGCGCTCGCGGCCGGTGCGGAGGTGGAAGTATGGATGCTGTGA
- the moaA gene encoding GTP 3',8-cyclase MoaA, with the protein MSVQLGMPQPREEAGSALPSVPAARPAGAAAGLVDRYGRRATDMRLSLTDKCNLRCTYCMPAEGLEWLAKQAVMSAEEIVRIVRIGVDQLGVRELRLTGGEPLVRHDLVEIIASLRRNHPGLPISMTTNGVGLAKKAAALKAAGLTRINVSLDSLHEETFTQLTRRPFLDQVLAGVDAAWAAGLGPVKLNAVLMRGINDAEAPSLLAWALERGYELRFIEQMPLDADHGWTRRNMITAAEIRGLLSSDFVLSPDPRARDGAPAERFEVRRREAGSVSDDLSGPVLGTVGIIASVTEPFCSDCRRTRITAEGKIMSCLFSREEIDLLGLLRSGASDCELAERWQDAMWLKPKAHGMDHVGLDAPDFVQPDRSMSAIGG; encoded by the coding sequence ATGAGTGTCCAGCTAGGCATGCCGCAGCCACGGGAGGAAGCGGGCTCAGCACTGCCGTCCGTCCCGGCGGCCCGCCCCGCCGGCGCCGCTGCCGGGCTCGTAGACCGGTACGGCCGCCGGGCCACGGACATGAGGCTGTCCCTGACGGACAAATGCAATCTCCGCTGCACGTACTGCATGCCCGCCGAAGGTTTGGAATGGCTCGCAAAGCAGGCAGTAATGTCCGCGGAGGAGATCGTGCGGATCGTGCGGATCGGCGTGGACCAGCTGGGTGTGCGCGAACTGCGCCTTACCGGTGGCGAACCGCTGGTGCGGCACGACCTTGTGGAGATCATTGCCTCACTCCGCCGGAACCATCCCGGGCTGCCCATTTCGATGACCACCAACGGTGTGGGGCTGGCGAAGAAAGCCGCGGCATTGAAGGCGGCCGGCCTGACCCGGATCAACGTTTCCCTTGATTCGCTGCACGAGGAAACCTTCACCCAGCTGACCCGGCGGCCGTTCCTGGACCAGGTGCTGGCCGGGGTGGATGCCGCATGGGCGGCAGGTCTTGGCCCGGTTAAGCTCAACGCCGTCCTGATGCGCGGCATCAACGATGCCGAGGCGCCGTCATTGCTGGCATGGGCGCTGGAGCGCGGCTACGAGCTGCGGTTCATCGAGCAGATGCCGCTCGACGCCGACCATGGCTGGACGCGGCGGAACATGATCACGGCCGCCGAGATCCGTGGGCTGCTCTCGTCCGACTTTGTCCTCAGCCCCGATCCCCGCGCCCGTGACGGCGCCCCGGCGGAACGCTTTGAAGTACGACGCCGGGAGGCCGGGTCTGTTTCCGACGATTTGTCCGGCCCGGTCCTGGGCACGGTGGGGATCATCGCCTCCGTGACCGAACCTTTCTGTTCGGACTGCCGCCGGACCCGGATCACGGCCGAGGGCAAGATCATGAGCTGCCTGTTCTCCCGGGAAGAGATTGACTTGCTGGGGCTCCTGCGTTCGGGAGCCAGCGACTGCGAACTCGCCGAGCGCTGGCAGGACGCCATGTGGCTCAAGCCCAAAGCCCACGGAATGGACCACGTGGGACTCGACGCTCCGGACTTCGTCCAGCCGGACCGCAGCATGAGCGCCATCGGGGGCTGA
- a CDS encoding DUF1579 family protein: MERNPPGRAPQALAGFLGHWRGSTRFAAGPWGPERTVDAEVTYTPVAGGSAVVQSYRHLEADGTHSEGHGIFTVDPDHQDVFWYYVDNAGPATAAAVRCTWHDGALRVERRGGAGWTRHTLRVDGDVLTHITELRTRGGRTTSTTRDGSGADDGTGPAYVPFMTSSFQRS, encoded by the coding sequence GTGGAACGGAACCCTCCCGGCCGCGCGCCGCAAGCTCTGGCCGGCTTCCTGGGCCACTGGCGGGGGAGTACCCGGTTCGCCGCCGGTCCGTGGGGGCCCGAACGGACCGTCGACGCCGAGGTGACCTACACCCCGGTGGCCGGCGGATCTGCCGTCGTCCAGAGCTACCGCCACCTGGAGGCGGACGGGACGCATTCCGAAGGGCACGGGATCTTCACTGTCGACCCGGATCACCAGGACGTTTTTTGGTACTACGTGGATAACGCGGGCCCCGCGACCGCCGCTGCCGTCCGCTGCACATGGCATGACGGCGCCCTTAGGGTGGAACGCCGGGGCGGTGCCGGGTGGACCCGCCATACGTTGCGCGTCGACGGCGATGTACTCACCCACATCACGGAGCTACGAACCCGAGGCGGCAGGACTACAAGTACGACAAGGGACGGGTCCGGCGCGGACGACGGGACCGGCCCGGCCTACGTTCCCTTCATGACGTCGTCGTTCCAGCGGAGCTGA
- a CDS encoding HNH endonuclease signature motif containing protein codes for MDDAEMGNGAGTALAMEGIQASTSRLNALFLEDSALEAGGGAGAGVDVLQRRYELCLERMAVAKQLEAQIAAVKAGDAAEAVGIQHAMTPPDAPLHERTYAEMSAVEEIAGVLTLSSPAAGALVAQARQLATLPLAMDALAAGTISWQHAKILVDETDALGTTGTAALVAHFLDPDAPKPARGAAAGELVPNRFRAKVRGWRERHHPETLAKRHSKCAADRRMECTPDRDGMAWLSLYLPADTANAIWNRTTALARGFQGPEEARTMSQLRPDVAAHLLLSAGPAPSHAQESTPDRTGTAERSTVEGTDAPVGLASLSVNDQTDAAPIGTDAAGPTVGDASAAAATDVNSACADLASVPVPKADVLVTVPVFSLLGVTDEPANLDGYGPIPASMARKLVADGANSFHRVLVDPRDGAPLEIGRTSYRLTKAMKQALRLRDGKCTFPGCNNHSLDNESDHLTAWQLGGTTGISNLAQLCPKHHRLKHNSRWTPTPATETEPPGWTSPTGRHYKAEHQDWEPPHWPPGLLAAEPPEFQAAEPPLEEPAGDNFVDPADVPADDSLWADFYAMPPKLPGDPLKGWGLVHC; via the coding sequence ATGGATGATGCTGAAATGGGAAACGGCGCGGGCACGGCATTAGCGATGGAGGGCATTCAGGCCTCCACCTCCCGCCTGAACGCGCTGTTTCTCGAAGATTCCGCCCTGGAAGCCGGCGGTGGTGCGGGTGCCGGGGTTGACGTGCTGCAGCGCCGCTATGAACTCTGCCTGGAGCGGATGGCCGTGGCGAAGCAACTCGAAGCGCAGATCGCCGCTGTGAAGGCGGGGGACGCGGCCGAGGCCGTCGGAATCCAGCACGCCATGACCCCGCCGGACGCGCCCCTACACGAACGGACTTACGCCGAGATGTCCGCCGTTGAGGAAATCGCCGGGGTCCTGACCCTCAGCTCCCCCGCCGCCGGGGCCCTCGTTGCCCAGGCCCGACAGCTCGCCACCCTGCCCTTGGCTATGGACGCCCTGGCGGCAGGGACCATCTCCTGGCAGCACGCCAAAATACTCGTCGACGAAACCGATGCACTCGGCACTACTGGCACCGCCGCCCTCGTTGCACACTTCCTCGACCCAGACGCACCTAAGCCCGCCCGCGGAGCCGCCGCAGGTGAACTCGTGCCTAACCGGTTCCGTGCCAAGGTCCGCGGCTGGCGTGAACGCCACCACCCCGAGACTTTGGCGAAACGCCACAGCAAATGTGCCGCGGACCGGCGGATGGAATGCACCCCGGACCGCGACGGCATGGCGTGGCTCTCGCTCTACCTGCCAGCCGACACCGCAAACGCCATCTGGAACCGCACCACCGCCCTCGCCCGCGGCTTCCAGGGCCCCGAAGAAGCCCGCACCATGTCGCAACTGCGGCCCGACGTCGCCGCCCACCTGCTCCTCAGCGCAGGACCAGCCCCTAGCCACGCACAGGAAAGCACCCCAGATAGAACCGGGACGGCAGAACGCAGCACTGTAGAGGGCACCGACGCCCCTGTCGGGCTGGCTTCCCTGTCCGTCAATGACCAAACAGATGCCGCACCCATCGGCACGGATGCCGCGGGACCAACTGTCGGGGATGCCTCTGCCGCCGCTGCCACTGACGTCAACAGCGCGTGCGCCGATCTTGCCAGCGTCCCGGTGCCCAAGGCGGACGTCCTCGTCACAGTCCCGGTGTTCTCACTCCTCGGCGTCACGGACGAGCCCGCAAACCTGGACGGCTACGGGCCCATCCCGGCCTCCATGGCCCGCAAACTCGTCGCCGACGGCGCAAACTCGTTCCACCGCGTCCTGGTGGACCCGCGGGACGGCGCACCCCTTGAAATCGGCCGCACCAGCTACCGCCTCACCAAAGCCATGAAACAAGCACTCCGCCTCCGCGACGGAAAATGCACCTTCCCCGGCTGCAACAACCATTCACTCGACAACGAATCCGACCACCTCACCGCCTGGCAGCTCGGCGGAACCACCGGCATCAGCAACCTGGCCCAACTCTGCCCCAAACACCACCGCCTCAAACACAACAGCCGCTGGACACCCACCCCTGCCACCGAAACCGAACCACCCGGCTGGACCTCACCAACGGGCAGGCACTACAAAGCCGAACACCAGGACTGGGAACCACCCCACTGGCCGCCTGGACTCCTTGCCGCTGAACCCCCGGAATTCCAGGCGGCGGAACCTCCCCTTGAAGAGCCGGCGGGTGACAACTTCGTGGATCCGGCCGATGTTCCGGCTGACGACAGTTTATGGGCCGACTTCTACGCCATGCCCCCGAAACTGCCCGGGGACCCTCTCAAAGGGTGGGGCTTGGTGCACTGCTGA